The Lycium barbarum isolate Lr01 chromosome 12, ASM1917538v2, whole genome shotgun sequence genome includes a region encoding these proteins:
- the LOC132623403 gene encoding filament-like plant protein 7: MDHKSWPWKKKSTEKHPVAEDKANLSLRRNDEETLLSDKAELERELKAVNDKLSSALVECRAKDDFAQKQMKIAQEAIAGWEKTETEARLLKRELENALQQSVAGEERLVNLDGALKECMQQLRFIQGEQENRIHDAVSKASKEFEKTRALLEKKLADAGQKLSRLGSENTQLSMALMAKEKATGHLKGQVARAEAGFSALKTRLESVEKDNASLLYEVRVLEKELDIRNEEREFNRRTADVAQKQHLESVKKIAQLDSECQRLRVLVRKRLPGPAALAKMRNEVEMLGNDHAKMSRRKSNLYPNGSVDLTSETALDTPNRNVNFLSEQLFMMEEENRTLKEALNKQDNELKLSRVTNAQTTAEPEKYLPSTQELSMTSLSDMGSDDIGGCSDSWASALMSELEHFKNEKQIGPPSIISVGASDINLMDDFAEMEKLAVESTFNPLRVIHHALPRENGNGGVLESQLCSHSSETDSTERVPETDRYVSSNDNQLKAILTNKASCGVDNILKMLLEHGHVTQRNPCEILEDIRTALAQKYPSSKKPAEANESAIDTDITCSPNNGECKEIRDDSYTGTGDNVSLEKKCEPDMLSYMGTSINKVINIIEGINIPSTDGSIPEILSHNGNGLLPYESAPKETAYVVRVFQWKTSELSAILQEFVQTCRDLLNGKVHVERFTERLTWTLEWIVNHCFSLQDVSSMKDTIKNHFDWDDSQSIDMETGVINPIFEFDKLQTEGGNSLYSPAFSSLSRMSSLPEKKVLSSVDNESQLWKDEFPEEGPTKADLEGKLQAETLQSDSLMVQLQESEETVKSLQKEVENLRQSKGMIEDQIEKEKMVKKELERQFKAAKLELNEACRKACCLEKELEDKNKSYNKLDSTCHMLELQQESTEDMELSENAEVDPEEKLLQSDRDITAASEKLAECQETILNLGKQLKALASPGDAALFDKVISTTSETTTATMTTPSKSFGRRSSLLDKMLAEDDEMGSPTTTKEVILDLKKTNSSSFGGSVEQPEKSPLTNGNMHSGNEAVTSSLPIVPKNKKNVLGLWRKLLRKGKKKGSTTKLKV, encoded by the exons ATGGATCACAAATCATGGCCCTGGAAGAAAAAATCCACAGAAAAACACCCGGTCGCTGAAGACAAAGCAAATCTCTCATTGAGAAGAAATGACGAGGAG ACACTACTGAGTGATAAAGCTGAACTAGAAAGAGAGCTGAAGGCTGTGAACGACAAACTTTCTTCTGCTCTGGTGGAATGTCGCGCTAAAGATGATTTTGCACAGAAACAGATGAAAATTGCACAGGAAGCAATTGCAG GTTGGGAGAAGACTGAAACCGAAGCAAGATTACTAAAGAGAGAACTAGAAAATGCTCTACAGCAGAGCGTAGCTGGTGAAGAGAGATTAGTTAACTTGGATGGAGCACTCAAGGAATGCATGCAGCAGTTGCGTTTCATTCAAGGTGAGCAGGAGAACAGGATTCATGATGCAGTATCGAAGGCATCAAAAGAATTTGAAAAAACAAGGGCTCTCTTAGAAAAAAAGTTAGCAGATGCTGGGCAGAAGCTTTCTCGATTAGGTTCCGAGAACACTCAACTTAGCATGGCTCTCATGGCAAAGGAAAAGGCAACAGGACATTTAAAAGGACAAGTAGCTCGAGCAGAAGCAGGTTTCAGTGCCTTGAAGACACGACTGGAATCTGTAGAAAAAGATAATGCTTCTCTGCTGTATGAGGTACGGGTCCTTGAGAAGGAGCTTGACATCCGGAATGAGGAGAGAGAATTTAATCGCCGAACAGCTGATGTTGCACAAAAGCAACATCTGGAGAGTGTGAAGAAAATTGCACAATTGGACTCCGAATGTCAAAGGCTACGCGTCCTTGTTAGAAAGAGATTGCCAGGCCCTGCCGCCTTGGCCAAAATGAGGAATGAAGTTGAAATGCTGGGGAATGATCATGCTAAAATGAGTAGAAGGAAGTCAAATCTGTATCCAAATGGTTCAGTAGACTTAACTTCAGAGACGGCTCTTGATACTCCGAACAGAAACGTTAACTTCCTCTCTGAGCAATTATTCATGATGGAAGAGGAAAATAGGACTCTGAAAGAAGCCCTTAACAAACAAGATAATGAACTCAAACTTTCTAGGGTGACAAATGCTCAAACAACTGCTGAACCAGAAAAATATCTTCCTTCTACGCAGGAACTATCTATGACATCACTGTCTGATATGGGCAGTGATGACATAGGTGGCTGTTCCGACTCTTGGGCTTCTGCACTAATGTCAGAGCTGGAGCATTTCAAAAATGAGAAACAAATAGGTCCACCTTCAATTATAAGTGTAGGAGCTTCAGATATAAATCTGATGGATGACTTTGCAGAGATGGAAAAATTAGCCGTCGAGTCTACATTTAACCCTCTGAGAGTTATTCATCATGCTTTACCGAGGGAAAATGGAAATGGGGGTGTTTTGGAGTCTCAGTTATGTTCTCACTCATCAGAAACAGATAGTACAGAAAGAGTTCCAGAGACAGATCGTTATGTTTCCAGCAATGATAACCAGTTAAAAGCAATATTGACAAATAAAGCTTCTTGTGGAGTCGACAACATACTGAAAATGCTCTTGGAGCATGGCCATGTAACACAAAGAAACCCTTGTGAAATACTGGAAGATATCAGAACTGCTCTGGCACAAAAATATCCCTCAAGTAAGAAACCTGCAGAAGCAAATGAAAGTGCAATAGATACTGATATTACATGTTCTCCCAACAATGGTGAGTGTAAGGAGATACGTGATGACTCATATACAGGAACTGGTGATAATGTCTCATTAGAAAAAAAGTGTGAACCAGACATGTTGTCATATATGGGTACATCGATTAATAAGGTGATTAATATCATAGAAGGAATCAATATACCCTCGACAGATGGTAGTATTCCAGAAATCTTATCTCACAATGGTAATGGACTTCTACCATATGAAAGTGCACCGAAGGAGACAGCCTATGTGGTTCGTGTTTTCCAGTGGAAAACTTCAGAACTCTCTGctattcttcaagaatttgtccAAACTTGCCGTGATCTATTGAATGGAAAGGTTCACGTTGAGAGGTTTACTGAAAGATTAACTTGGACACTGGAATGGATTGTGAACCACTGCTTTTCCCTTCAAGATGTTTCAAGCATGAAGGATACTataaaaaatcattttgactggGATGACTCGCAAAGTATTGACATGGAAACTGGGGTGATTAATCCTATCTTTGAATTTGATAAACTTCAGACTGAAGGAGGAAACTCATTATACTCTCCTGCTTTTTCCTCACTCAGTCGTATGAGTTCTTTGCCAGAGAAAAAAGTTCTATCATCTGTAGATAATGAAAGTCAATTATGGAAAGATGAGTTTCCAGAAGAGGGACCTACAAAGGCAGATCTGGAAGGGAAACTGCAAGCAGAAACTCTCCAGAGTGATTCCTTGATGGTTCAACTTCAGGAATCAGAGGAAACAGTCAAAAGCTTGCAAAAAGAAGTAGAAAACCTCAGACAGTCAAAGGGAATGATTGAGGATCAAATTGAGAAAGAAAAGATGGTGAAAAAAGAACTTGAGAGGCAATTCAAAGCAGCTAAACTGGAACTGAATGAAGCTTGTCGAAAGGCTTGCTGTTTAGAAAAGGAACTGGAGGACAAAAATAAGTCCTATAACAAGCTCGATTCTACATGTCATATGCTTGAGCTGCAGCAAGAAAG CACGGAAGATATGGAGTTATCAGAGAATGCCGAGGTGGACCCTGAAGAAAAGCTTCTTCAAAGC GATCGGGACATCACTGCAGCTTCAGAAAAGTTGGCCGAGTGTCAAGAGACTATTCTGAACCTGGGGAAGCAGTTGAAGGCATTGGCCTCGCCTGGGGATGCCGCTCTCTTTGATAAGGTGATATCTACAACTTCAGAAACAACTACTGCTACCATGACAACCCCAAGCAAGAGTTTTGGACGCCGTTCATCTCTTCTTGACAAGATGCTGGCTGAGGACGATGAAATGGGGTCTCCTACTACTACCAAGGAAGTCATTCTGGATCTCAAGAAAACTAATTCCTCCAGTTTCGGTGGTTCAGTGGAACAACCAGAAAAGTCTCCATTGACAAATGGGAATATGCATTCAGGAAATGAAGCTGTTACCAGCTCCCTGCCTATCGTgcctaaaaataaaaagaatgttCTTGGATTGTGGAGGAAGTTGTTGCGAAAAGGTAAGAAAAAAGGTAGCACTACAAAACTTAAGGTATGA
- the LOC132623404 gene encoding protein IN CHLOROPLAST ATPASE BIOGENESIS, chloroplastic-like — MKVGGGVGFGCPRAVAFPGILFGRCRPAAFRCYSSSSSPDHVSFIKDVAATQPPEHLNELLKILQVRGEEIISPGAKQGLIPLAIPLSRKSSDSVTALLRWPTAPSGMEMPLVEVRKYGVWLLAKNVDQYIHRVLVEQDADGHQERADELFQISAGAGKKLYEKGDFRASNISSLDTYILKKVGLFPDVLERRIKQHFDNGDNISALVTGEFYTKKEHFPGFARPFVFNAEVLLKVGRNVEAKDAARGALKSPWWTLGCEYHEVANMAEWEDEQIEYIKEKVTEEGRQADLKKGKQPAQVALDEAAFLLDLASVDGTWDDCVERIAECYKEAGLQEVANFVVYRD, encoded by the exons ATGAAGGTGGGTGGTGGAGTTGGTTTCGGATGTCCACGCGCCGTCGCATTTCCTGGCATTTTGTTTGGCCGTTGTAGACCAGCAGCATTCCGATGctattcttcttcttcctctccag ACCATGTTTCGTTTATCAAAGATGTGGCTGCAACTCAACCTCCGGAGCATTTGAATGAACTTCTCAAAATACTTCAGGTGAGAG GTGAGGAAATAATTTCACCTGGTGCCAAGCAAGGTCTGATTCCTCTAGCGATTCCTCTTTCCAGAAAGAGTTCAG ATTCTGTAACTGCACTGTTACGATGGCCAACTGCCCCATCTGG GATGGAGATGCCATTGGTAGAAGTGCGCAAGTATGGTGTGTGGCTATTAGCTAAGAAT GTAGATCAGTACATTCACAGGGTTTTGGTGGAACAAGATGCAGACGGTCATCAAGAAAGAGCGGATGAATTGTTCCAGATTTCAGCTGGTGCTGGAAAGAAACTTTATGAGAAGGGTGACTTTAGAGCATCAAACATTTCAAGCTTAGATACTTATATATTGAAGAAG GTCGGCTTGTTTCCAGACGTACTGGAGCGCAGAATTAAGCAACATTTTGACAATGGAGACAAT ATTTCAGCTTTGGTGACGGGAGAATTTTATACAAAGAAGGAGCATTTTCCAGGATTCGCGCGTCCTTTTGTCTTTAATGCTGAAGTTCTGCTGAA GGTTGGGCGTAATGTAGAAGCTAAAGATGCTGCTAGGGGGGCTTTAAAATCACCATGGTGGACTCTGGGTTGCGAGTACCAT GAAGTTGCTAATATGGCTGAATGGGAAGATGAACAAATCGAGTACATCAAAGAGAAAGTAACTGAGGAGGGTAGGCAAGCCGATTTGAAGAAAGGGAAGCAACCTGCTCAG GTTGCACTGGATGAAGCTGCTTTCTTGTTGGATCTAGCTTCCGTCGACGGTACATGGGATGACTGTGTGGAAAGAATTGCTGAATGCTACAAGGAGGCAGGGCTGCAGGAAGTTGCAAACTTTGTGGTTTACAGAGACTGA